A section of the Naumovozyma dairenensis CBS 421 chromosome 5, complete genome genome encodes:
- the NDAI0E01480 gene encoding uncharacterized protein (similar to Saccharomyces cerevisiae TAF14 (YPL129W); ancestral locus Anc_8.633) gives MVASVKRTIRIKTAQHILPDLPPVENFPMRQWSIEIVLLDKEGNEIPATILDKVTYHLHPTFVNPNRTFTEIPFRIEEQGWGGFPLNISLFLLEKGGERKVTHDLNFLQESYEVDHVIQVPVNKPGLAAELAKSGPADEINALLTSSASTKRKGAVTNTDSKTKKPKLSSSPMVRGDVDIEKLAFGLTKLSEDDLVGVVQMVSDSWTPEESAANNVEEGEFVFDLFTLKEDVLKNLWDYVMKNTEGK, from the exons ATGGTTGCA tCAGTGAAAAGGACGATAAGAATTAAAACAGCTCAACACATACTCCCAGATCTACCACCGGTAGAAAACTTTCCAATGCGTCAATGGAGCATTGAAATAGTACTATTAGACAAAGAAGGCAATGAAATACCTGCTACTATCCTTGATAAGGTCACATACCATCTTCACCCAACGTTTGTGAACCCTAATAGAACTTTCACGGAGATACCATTTAGGATTGAGGAGCAAGGTTGGGGTGGGTTCCCATTGAATATAAGTTTATTTCTTCTAGAGAAAGGTGGTGAAAGGAAAGTTACTcatgatttgaatttcttaCAAGAATCATACGAAGTGGATCATGTTATTCAAGTGCCCGTTAATAAACCTGGATTAGCTGCTGAATTAGCTAAGAGTGGGCCTGCAGACGAAATTAATGCATTATTGACTAGTTCAGCATCGACGAAAAGGAAAGGAGCTGTTACTAATACGGATTCTAAGACGAAAAAGCCGAAATTAAGCTCTTCTCCCATGGTTAGAGGTGatgttgatattgaaaaattggcATTCGGTTTAACCAAATTGagtgaagatgatttagTTGGTGTAGTACAAATGGTTTCTGACAGTTGGACTCCAGAGGAAAGTGCCGCAAATAATGTGGAAGAGGGTGAATTTGTATTTGATTTATTCACATTAAAGGAGGAtgtattaaaaaatttgtgGGACTATGTTATGAAGAATACAGAAGGGAAGTAA